The proteins below are encoded in one region of Halalkalicoccus jeotgali B3:
- a CDS encoding DUF5793 family protein — protein MRRDYFTLDVRGIDWVEEGGAPTTPTVVIDFEGPADELEARLSASDDELLSAAQTDVALRLQGAVDDAGTTGVVSVTNRLTGDFVLELNEEAGDVLRFIRAARAYGKEADSEERYRVIIRIDGEELVTYEKSTFLVYDREGHLLRQHSLIPSGVEL, from the coding sequence ATGAGGCGCGATTACTTCACGCTCGATGTTCGCGGGATCGACTGGGTCGAGGAGGGGGGCGCGCCGACCACACCGACGGTCGTCATCGATTTCGAGGGCCCAGCCGACGAACTCGAAGCGCGCCTGAGTGCGTCCGACGACGAACTCCTCTCGGCCGCCCAGACCGACGTCGCACTCAGACTCCAGGGGGCGGTCGACGACGCGGGAACGACGGGCGTGGTGAGCGTTACGAACCGGCTCACGGGCGATTTCGTCCTCGAACTCAACGAGGAGGCCGGCGACGTCCTGCGGTTCATCCGCGCCGCACGGGCCTACGGCAAGGAGGCCGACTCCGAGGAACGCTACCGGGTCATCATCCGGATCGACGGCGAGGAACTCGTCACCTACGAGAAGTCGACGTTTCTGGTCTACGACCGGGAGGGACACTTACTTCGCCAACACAGCCTGATCCCCAGCGGCGTCGAGCTCTAA
- a CDS encoding NAD(P)/FAD-dependent oxidoreductase, which translates to MTEQVVVLGAGYAGAGAIPELENELSDAQITWISDTDYHLVLHESHRVIRDPSVRDHISIPVEEIKSPATRFIEGAVTDLDTDERVVSLADGTEIDYDYVLVALGSDTAYYGIPGLEEHSLTLKNLDDALAIHDDVKTAAREATREEPARIAIGGAGLSGIQAAGEVAEFRDKHNAPIEISLIEALPEIMPGQDPELQGAVKKRLLDADIEILTDDPITEADEEAIQFDEGEPLNYNVFVWTGGITGRTALENANVEKEHNRIVAESTFQTDDERVFAIGDSAIVDQGESPAPPTAQAAWQAAELVGENIARASEGRPLKTWTYEDKGTLISIGDRAVAHNVQAMPINTFGWIGAETLKKAVAARWIKDVSSVKRAQRAWKFL; encoded by the coding sequence ATGACAGAGCAGGTCGTCGTACTCGGGGCCGGTTACGCCGGTGCGGGAGCCATCCCCGAACTCGAAAACGAGCTGAGCGACGCGCAGATCACGTGGATCTCCGATACCGATTATCACCTCGTACTCCACGAGTCCCACCGCGTGATCCGCGATCCCTCCGTTCGTGATCACATCTCGATCCCGGTCGAGGAGATCAAATCGCCCGCCACGCGCTTTATCGAGGGTGCCGTCACCGACCTCGACACCGACGAGCGGGTCGTCTCGCTCGCGGACGGTACCGAGATCGACTACGACTACGTGCTCGTCGCGCTCGGTTCCGACACCGCCTACTACGGTATTCCCGGGCTCGAGGAGCACTCCCTGACGCTGAAGAACCTCGACGACGCATTGGCGATCCACGACGACGTGAAAACCGCCGCCCGGGAGGCCACCCGCGAGGAACCCGCACGGATCGCCATCGGCGGCGCAGGCCTCTCGGGAATCCAGGCCGCTGGCGAGGTCGCGGAGTTCCGCGATAAGCACAACGCGCCCATCGAGATCTCGCTGATCGAGGCGCTACCCGAGATCATGCCCGGTCAGGACCCCGAACTCCAGGGCGCGGTCAAGAAACGGCTACTCGATGCGGATATCGAGATCCTCACCGACGACCCGATCACCGAGGCCGACGAGGAGGCGATCCAGTTCGACGAGGGCGAGCCCCTCAATTACAACGTCTTCGTCTGGACCGGCGGTATCACCGGCCGCACGGCGCTCGAAAACGCCAACGTCGAGAAGGAACACAACCGCATCGTCGCCGAATCGACCTTCCAGACCGACGACGAGCGGGTCTTCGCCATCGGCGATTCCGCGATCGTCGACCAGGGCGAGAGCCCCGCACCGCCGACCGCACAGGCCGCCTGGCAGGCCGCCGAACTCGTCGGCGAGAACATCGCCCGCGCGAGCGAGGGCCGCCCGCTGAAGACTTGGACCTACGAGGACAAGGGGACGCTCATCTCGATCGGCGACCGCGCGGTCGCACACAACGTCCAGGCGATGCCGATCAACACCTTCGGCTGGATCGGCGCCGAAACCCTCAAAAAGGCCGTCGCCGCCCGCTGGATCAAGGACGTCTCCTCGGTCAAGCGTGCACAGCGCGCCTGGAAGTTCCTCTGA
- a CDS encoding Rrf2 family transcriptional regulator produces MSSIELTPSQKTILTALINLHREAEDAVKGEDIAEEVDRNPGTIRNQMQSLKALQLVEGVPGPKGGYKPTATAYEALGVQQMDEPAAVPLAHNGERVEGVNIEEIDLSSVHHPELCRAEIHIQGSVREYHEGDSVTVGPTPLSRLLIEGTVDGKDDTNNILILRIDDMRAPADDSGH; encoded by the coding sequence ATGTCATCGATCGAACTCACGCCGAGTCAGAAAACCATCCTCACCGCGTTGATCAACCTCCACCGCGAGGCCGAAGACGCGGTCAAGGGCGAGGACATCGCCGAGGAAGTGGATCGAAACCCCGGTACTATCCGCAACCAGATGCAGAGCCTGAAGGCCCTGCAGCTGGTCGAGGGCGTTCCCGGTCCGAAGGGAGGGTACAAACCGACCGCGACCGCCTACGAGGCGCTCGGCGTCCAACAGATGGACGAGCCCGCGGCCGTCCCACTGGCACACAACGGGGAACGCGTCGAGGGTGTCAACATCGAGGAGATCGACCTCTCGAGCGTTCACCACCCCGAACTCTGTCGCGCGGAGATCCACATCCAGGGATCGGTACGTGAGTATCACGAGGGCGATTCGGTCACGGTCGGTCCGACGCCGCTGTCGCGCCTGCTCATCGAGGGGACCGTCGACGGGAAGGACGACACGAACAACATCCTCATCCTCCGCATCGACGACATGCGCGCGCCCGCGGACGACTCGGGTCACTAG
- a CDS encoding NAD(+)/NADH kinase: MRAIPGESAVTVLVVGASSTAIEAIEAAGHTVRTGVPADLDAESGDGDPDPDFEAVVAIGESALLAVARRRPSIPVLPVDVPIGPDGADRRAIGAALAGEAPEHASPVLSVSVDGETIERAVMDVTLVTTEPARISEYAVHRTNGRVAAFRADGVVVATPAGSHGYAAAAGGPTFVPGTEAFSIVPIAPFHTQSSQWVVDTGPLSLSVLRDEGEVSLLVDDTDRGVVDPNQRVRLEVDDYVRTLRP, from the coding sequence GTGCGAGCGATCCCGGGTGAGTCGGCGGTGACGGTTCTCGTCGTCGGTGCGTCCTCGACAGCGATCGAGGCGATCGAGGCCGCGGGTCACACCGTCCGAACGGGAGTGCCGGCGGATCTCGATGCCGAATCCGGGGACGGCGATCCCGATCCCGATTTCGAGGCCGTCGTCGCCATCGGCGAGAGCGCGTTGCTCGCGGTCGCCCGCCGCCGCCCGAGTATTCCCGTCCTTCCGGTCGACGTCCCGATCGGTCCCGACGGCGCCGACCGCCGGGCGATCGGTGCTGCGCTTGCGGGAGAGGCGCCCGAACACGCGAGTCCGGTGCTGTCGGTTTCCGTCGACGGGGAGACCATCGAGCGCGCGGTCATGGACGTAACCCTCGTCACGACCGAACCGGCCCGTATTTCCGAGTACGCCGTCCACCGCACCAATGGACGTGTCGCGGCGTTCCGGGCCGACGGCGTGGTGGTCGCGACGCCCGCAGGAAGTCACGGCTACGCCGCCGCCGCGGGCGGACCGACGTTCGTCCCGGGAACCGAGGCGTTCAGTATCGTGCCGATCGCGCCGTTCCACACCCAATCGAGCCAGTGGGTCGTCGATACGGGCCCGCTTTCGCTGTCGGTGCTGCGCGACGAGGGCGAGGTGTCGTTGCTCGTCGATGACACCGACCGCGGTGTCGTCGACCCCAACCAGCGGGTCCGACTGGAAGTCGACGACTACGTGCGGACGCTCCGTCCGTAG
- the cdd gene encoding cytidine deaminase: MKTEDLVQAAREAHAHAHVPYSEYRVGAAIETVDGTVFTGCNIENANYSNSLHAEEVAVSQAIATGHREFSRLAVSSDRRDGVTPCGMCRQTLAEFCEEAFPIVCDRGDDWTEYTLGELLPDTITQHHLE; encoded by the coding sequence ATGAAGACGGAGGACCTCGTTCAGGCGGCCAGAGAGGCACACGCCCACGCCCACGTCCCCTACTCGGAGTATCGGGTGGGGGCGGCCATCGAGACCGTCGACGGCACCGTTTTTACCGGTTGTAACATCGAGAACGCGAACTACTCCAACAGCCTCCACGCCGAGGAGGTCGCCGTCTCGCAGGCGATCGCCACGGGCCACCGGGAGTTCTCGCGACTGGCCGTGAGTTCCGATCGCCGGGACGGGGTCACACCCTGCGGGATGTGCAGACAGACCCTCGCGGAGTTCTGCGAGGAGGCCTTTCCCATCGTCTGCGATCGCGGCGACGACTGGACGGAGTACACTCTTGGGGAACTCCTGCCGGATACGATCACCCAGCACCACCTCGAGTGA
- a CDS encoding nucleoside phosphorylase, whose product MPADDSEDPNADVQYHIEVGPEDVAPSVLLPGNPERVERITGFWDDAEEKGSHREYRTVTGRYDETPISVTSTGIGGPSAAIAVEELARVGADTFIRVGSCGAIQEGMAVGDLVITTGAVRQEGTSDEYVREDYPASADYEVVCALVAAAERLGYDYHTGITMSADSFYAGQGRPGFEGFEAAGSTALVEELRDANVKNIEMEASAILTIANVYGLRAGAICSVYANRVTGEFRTEGEGRASETASLAVKLLARMDGVKAEAGAERWHAGLSLE is encoded by the coding sequence ATGCCAGCCGACGACAGCGAGGACCCCAACGCGGACGTACAGTACCACATCGAGGTCGGCCCCGAGGACGTCGCCCCCTCGGTACTGCTCCCGGGCAACCCCGAGCGCGTCGAAAGGATAACCGGGTTCTGGGACGATGCCGAGGAGAAGGGGAGCCACCGGGAGTACCGCACCGTCACGGGGCGTTACGACGAGACCCCCATCTCGGTGACCTCGACGGGGATCGGCGGGCCCTCGGCGGCCATCGCCGTCGAGGAACTCGCACGTGTCGGTGCGGACACCTTCATCCGAGTCGGGTCCTGTGGTGCGATCCAGGAGGGGATGGCCGTCGGCGATCTGGTGATCACCACGGGCGCAGTGCGTCAGGAAGGCACCAGCGACGAGTACGTCCGCGAGGACTACCCCGCGAGCGCGGATTACGAGGTCGTCTGTGCGCTGGTCGCGGCCGCAGAACGCCTCGGCTACGACTACCACACCGGGATCACGATGAGCGCCGATTCCTTCTATGCGGGGCAAGGACGGCCCGGGTTCGAGGGCTTCGAGGCGGCGGGAAGTACGGCGTTGGTCGAGGAGCTCCGGGACGCGAACGTCAAGAACATCGAGATGGAAGCCAGCGCCATCCTCACGATCGCGAACGTCTACGGGCTGCGCGCGGGTGCGATCTGTTCGGTCTACGCCAACCGAGTCACCGGCGAGTTCCGTACGGAAGGCGAGGGGCGGGCGAGCGAAACGGCCTCGCTCGCGGTGAAGCTACTCGCGCGCATGGACGGGGTGAAAGCGGAGGCCGGCGCGGAGCGGTGGCACGCGGGACTCAGTCTAGAATGA
- a CDS encoding M28 family peptidase has protein sequence MTDWIGETFTSTAGWDHLEAIVDLEDRMAGTEGERRGAELTCETLAEAGARNVRLEEFPIQGWVRGASEIRAGETVQDCIALPRSPSEAATGELVDLGYGLPEDFEAADIEGKVVMVRSDVPEYFDRYIHRREKYYYAVANGASAFVYRNHVEGCLPPTGSVGTPEEPIGDIPAVGASSEVGARLARRFDGREVTVDVEAEIGDATSQNVHAEMGPDTEDAVLVTGHIDAHDIAEGASDNGAGTAMVIEIANALAEREDELDTRVAFVVYGAEEVGLVGSEHHAANADRESIRAIVNSDGVVRGRTLEFYTHGFPELDVAAERVADRFDHPVKTVPRMGPHSDHWPFVQWGVPGYHVMSDTGELGRGWGHTFADTLDKVDVRNLREQAVVLTELVVDLAREGTTVEHRTPGDIAAALEDEDQAAGMKVIGDWPYDE, from the coding sequence ATGACCGACTGGATCGGAGAGACGTTCACTAGTACGGCGGGATGGGACCACCTCGAGGCTATCGTCGACCTCGAAGACCGGATGGCGGGCACCGAGGGCGAACGCCGCGGCGCGGAACTGACATGTGAGACGCTCGCCGAGGCCGGCGCGCGAAACGTCCGCCTAGAGGAGTTCCCGATCCAGGGCTGGGTCCGTGGTGCGAGCGAGATCCGCGCCGGAGAGACAGTCCAGGACTGCATCGCCCTCCCACGAAGCCCGAGCGAGGCGGCGACGGGCGAACTGGTCGATCTGGGCTACGGGCTACCGGAGGATTTCGAGGCGGCGGACATCGAGGGAAAGGTGGTGATGGTCCGCAGTGACGTGCCCGAGTACTTCGATCGCTACATCCACCGCCGCGAGAAGTACTACTACGCGGTCGCGAACGGGGCGAGCGCGTTCGTCTACCGTAACCACGTCGAGGGCTGTTTGCCCCCCACCGGAAGCGTCGGCACCCCGGAAGAACCCATCGGCGACATCCCCGCGGTCGGCGCGAGCAGCGAGGTCGGCGCGCGCCTCGCTCGACGCTTCGACGGTCGGGAAGTAACGGTCGACGTCGAGGCCGAGATCGGCGACGCGACCAGCCAAAACGTCCACGCAGAGATGGGACCTGACACAGAGGATGCCGTCTTGGTGACGGGCCACATCGACGCACACGACATCGCCGAGGGCGCAAGCGACAACGGCGCGGGCACGGCGATGGTGATCGAGATCGCAAACGCCCTGGCCGAGCGCGAGGACGAACTCGACACGCGGGTGGCGTTCGTCGTCTACGGCGCCGAAGAGGTGGGGCTAGTCGGTTCCGAACACCACGCCGCGAATGCCGATCGCGAGTCGATCAGAGCGATCGTCAACAGCGACGGGGTCGTCCGCGGGCGAACCCTCGAGTTCTACACTCACGGATTTCCCGAACTCGACGTGGCCGCAGAACGCGTCGCCGACCGGTTCGACCACCCCGTGAAGACGGTTCCGCGAATGGGACCTCACAGCGACCACTGGCCGTTCGTCCAGTGGGGCGTGCCCGGCTATCACGTCATGAGCGACACGGGCGAGCTGGGTCGCGGATGGGGCCACACGTTCGCCGACACGCTCGATAAGGTCGACGTTCGGAACCTGCGCGAACAGGCGGTCGTGCTGACGGAACTCGTCGTCGATCTCGCGCGCGAGGGGACGACCGTCGAGCATCGGACGCCCGGGGACATCGCCGCGGCGCTCGAAGACGAGGACCAGGCGGCGGGCATGAAAGTCATCGGCGACTGGCCATACGACGAGTAA
- a CDS encoding asparagine synthase-related protein has translation MQAGGGERIEALTADLCWNDREATEEVTKEDLTVAIAAHPSEPPPVRTGTDVTVWLWGSVWGFDGPAGYSVLDGPAAVECARLYEEHGPEFVGGLNGSFVGVVHDRSEGTVSLFTDRLGSRAVHYYRTDEGVVFSTNVQSLALHPAVETGFDVEYLAEYFSLQRTFGVKTPLEGVERLPPGSITTVSTDGTTMETERYWSPDYDPGDVSRESVSRRLAETLVRAVEERTDPDTEYGLLLSGGSDSRLTLAALRAADRDVQCYHLADWVNPEARTAKRVAEAADAPITLLRRDRDYQARASKRTPRAGNFVGYFNQIHAAGFEGRLREDVEFLFTGHYGDMLFKGNHVPTPRIDVGGFGSFPVPLEERAESVEEYVSGRVSEAPAYVRGALSRGIEEVYAANVSREEEGIVDHGVTYGSLREATVCSRFPLTNGTSQFFYHGTLQTMPSGTLFLDNRLIDLFLSTPVSDLLRGNLIGRAIEHLDPDLAKIPHGSTNVPVSAPFALQHAGRVLTAFRRRHFSGPFEEPHWTAGPWTDHAELIRTHGFVRETIDEHEDLIRSLPFLSWEGVNECYRAHLDGEDNLAALYTLVTFLRMPLTRRLTGEERPATPTA, from the coding sequence ATGCAAGCGGGAGGGGGCGAGCGAATCGAGGCGCTGACGGCCGATCTGTGCTGGAACGACCGGGAAGCGACCGAGGAGGTCACGAAGGAGGATCTGACGGTCGCGATCGCGGCCCACCCCTCCGAGCCGCCGCCGGTCCGGACCGGGACCGACGTGACGGTCTGGCTGTGGGGATCGGTCTGGGGGTTCGACGGCCCGGCGGGCTACTCGGTTCTCGACGGCCCGGCGGCGGTCGAATGTGCAAGACTCTACGAGGAACACGGTCCCGAGTTCGTCGGCGGCCTCAACGGGAGTTTCGTCGGCGTCGTCCACGATCGCTCCGAGGGGACCGTCTCGCTGTTCACCGACCGACTGGGAAGCCGGGCGGTTCACTACTACCGAACCGACGAGGGGGTCGTCTTCTCGACGAACGTCCAGTCGCTGGCGTTGCATCCGGCCGTCGAGACGGGGTTCGACGTCGAGTACCTCGCGGAGTACTTCTCGCTCCAGCGGACGTTCGGCGTGAAGACGCCGCTCGAAGGCGTCGAACGCCTCCCACCGGGCTCGATCACGACCGTCTCGACCGACGGGACGACGATGGAGACCGAACGCTACTGGAGCCCCGACTACGACCCGGGAGACGTCTCCCGGGAGTCCGTCTCTCGCCGGCTCGCGGAGACGCTCGTGCGGGCGGTCGAGGAGCGAACCGATCCCGACACGGAGTACGGATTGCTTCTCAGCGGGGGCAGCGACTCACGGTTGACGCTTGCGGCGTTGCGGGCCGCGGACAGGGACGTGCAGTGTTACCACCTCGCGGACTGGGTCAATCCGGAGGCAAGAACCGCAAAGCGGGTCGCCGAGGCCGCGGACGCCCCGATCACGCTGTTGCGACGCGACCGGGACTACCAGGCCCGAGCCTCGAAAAGGACGCCCCGCGCCGGGAACTTCGTCGGCTACTTCAACCAGATCCACGCCGCCGGGTTCGAAGGGCGCCTGCGCGAGGACGTCGAGTTCCTCTTTACAGGTCACTACGGCGATATGCTGTTCAAGGGTAACCACGTCCCGACGCCGCGGATCGACGTCGGCGGTTTCGGCTCGTTTCCCGTCCCGCTCGAGGAGCGAGCCGAAAGCGTCGAGGAGTACGTTTCCGGGCGCGTCTCGGAGGCCCCGGCGTACGTCCGGGGAGCGCTCTCTCGGGGGATCGAGGAAGTCTATGCCGCGAACGTCTCCCGGGAGGAAGAGGGGATCGTCGATCACGGAGTCACCTACGGTTCGCTTCGCGAGGCGACCGTCTGTAGCCGGTTCCCGCTAACCAACGGGACTTCGCAGTTCTTCTACCACGGCACCCTCCAGACGATGCCCTCGGGGACGCTCTTTCTGGACAACCGCCTGATCGACCTGTTCCTCTCGACGCCCGTCTCCGACCTCCTCCGGGGCAACCTCATCGGGCGAGCCATCGAGCACCTCGATCCCGACCTCGCGAAAATTCCCCACGGAAGCACGAACGTCCCGGTGTCCGCCCCGTTCGCGCTTCAGCACGCCGGCCGGGTCCTCACGGCGTTCCGGCGCCGTCACTTCTCCGGACCGTTCGAGGAGCCCCATTGGACGGCCGGCCCGTGGACGGACCACGCCGAACTCATCCGCACTCACGGGTTCGTCCGGGAGACGATCGACGAACACGAGGACCTCATTCGGTCGCTGCCGTTTTTGAGCTGGGAGGGCGTCAACGAGTGTTATCGGGCTCACCTCGACGGCGAGGACAACCTCGCGGCGCTGTATACGCTCGTGACGTTCCTGAGAATGCCACTCACTCGACGACTCACGGGAGAGGAGCGACCCGCCACACCGACGGCGTAG
- a CDS encoding class I SAM-dependent methyltransferase, which produces MDESRRVRETYDRIASHFADTREHPWPEVEAFLEGRQGTLGLDVGCANGRHAQLLAARTDRVLGVDASRGLLFEARTRARDRGFGVDLLQGDAAALPVRSERVDLAVYVATIHHLPDRETRVGSLDELARVLAPGGRALVSAWSTAHGKFDAEAGFDTTVDWTLPGGETVPRFYHIYAPEEFRAEVEDSALAVESFEVSSGNCYATVKREQ; this is translated from the coding sequence ATGGACGAATCGCGGCGGGTCCGCGAGACCTACGACCGGATCGCCTCCCACTTCGCGGACACCCGCGAGCACCCGTGGCCCGAGGTCGAGGCGTTTCTCGAAGGTCGACAGGGGACGCTGGGGCTCGACGTGGGCTGTGCGAACGGCCGCCACGCCCAGTTGCTCGCCGCCCGCACGGATCGGGTCCTCGGGGTGGACGCGAGCCGCGGGCTCCTCTTCGAGGCTCGAACGCGCGCCCGAGATCGGGGGTTCGGGGTCGACCTGCTGCAGGGCGACGCAGCGGCCCTGCCGGTCCGCTCGGAGCGGGTGGACCTAGCCGTGTACGTCGCGACGATCCACCACCTGCCCGACCGCGAGACGCGGGTCGGGAGTCTCGACGAACTCGCACGCGTACTCGCGCCGGGCGGCCGGGCGCTGGTCAGCGCCTGGAGCACCGCCCACGGGAAGTTCGACGCCGAGGCGGGGTTCGATACCACCGTCGACTGGACGCTGCCGGGCGGCGAGACGGTGCCCCGGTTCTATCACATCTACGCGCCCGAGGAGTTCCGCGCGGAGGTCGAAGACAGCGCGCTCGCAGTGGAGTCGTTCGAGGTCTCCAGCGGGAACTGCTATGCGACGGTGAAACGAGAACAGTAA
- the rocF gene encoding arginase: MNERVRVIGAPLDYGADRRGVDMGPSAIRYAGLAGELAASGRTAVDRGDLSVPRAEERDPDAETPVRGSAKFLREVRDVCERLSEAVEDTLAAGEFPLVLGGDHSIAIGSIQGSSRNADVGVIWFDAHGDFNTPETSPSGNVHGMPMAAALGHGSFAGTDWANAPGVDPENVVLVGLRSLDEKERLAIRESPVTAYTMSDIDERGITAVTEEALEVAGSAADGIHVSLDMDWLDPKEAPGVGTPVRGGVTYREAHAALEIVANRKVLRSLEVVEVNPILDSGNETASLAVELAASALGKRIL; encoded by the coding sequence ATGAACGAACGGGTCAGAGTCATCGGTGCGCCCCTCGATTACGGTGCCGACCGCCGGGGCGTGGATATGGGACCGTCGGCCATAAGATACGCGGGACTCGCCGGGGAGCTCGCCGCGAGCGGCCGGACCGCCGTCGACCGGGGCGATCTGAGCGTCCCCCGGGCCGAGGAACGCGATCCGGACGCCGAGACGCCCGTACGCGGGTCGGCGAAGTTCCTCCGCGAGGTCCGGGACGTCTGCGAGCGGCTCTCGGAAGCCGTCGAGGACACCCTCGCGGCGGGGGAGTTCCCGCTCGTGTTGGGGGGCGATCACTCGATCGCGATCGGCTCCATACAGGGGTCGAGCCGGAACGCAGACGTCGGTGTGATCTGGTTCGACGCCCACGGCGATTTCAACACGCCCGAGACGTCCCCCAGCGGCAACGTTCACGGGATGCCGATGGCCGCCGCGCTCGGCCACGGTTCCTTTGCCGGCACTGACTGGGCCAACGCCCCCGGGGTCGATCCCGAGAACGTCGTGCTCGTCGGGCTTCGAAGTCTCGACGAGAAAGAACGCCTCGCGATCCGCGAGAGCCCCGTGACCGCCTACACGATGTCCGACATCGACGAGCGCGGCATCACGGCCGTCACCGAGGAGGCACTCGAGGTCGCGGGCAGCGCCGCCGACGGGATCCACGTCAGCCTCGATATGGACTGGCTCGATCCCAAGGAAGCGCCCGGCGTCGGCACGCCCGTCCGCGGTGGCGTGACCTACCGGGAGGCCCACGCCGCCCTCGAGATCGTCGCCAACCGCAAAGTGCTTCGCTCGCTCGAGGTCGTCGAGGTCAACCCGATCCTCGATTCGGGCAACGAAACGGCAAGTCTGGCGGTCGAACTCGCCGCGAGCGCACTGGGAAAACGCATTCTGTAG
- the eif1A gene encoding translation initiation factor eIF-1A: protein MSDESGRRNLRMPNDDEMFAVVTDMLGGGRVRLQCNDGKERMGRIPGRMRFRTWINEGDVVLIEPWDWQDEKADIEWRYDSQDADQLRREGHIN, encoded by the coding sequence GTGAGCGACGAAAGCGGGCGCCGGAACCTTCGGATGCCCAACGACGACGAGATGTTCGCCGTCGTCACCGACATGCTCGGTGGCGGGCGCGTCAGACTCCAGTGCAACGACGGCAAAGAGCGCATGGGCCGGATCCCCGGTCGGATGCGCTTTCGCACCTGGATCAACGAGGGGGACGTCGTGCTGATCGAGCCGTGGGACTGGCAGGACGAGAAGGCAGACATCGAGTGGCGCTACGACAGCCAGGACGCCGATCAGCTCCGGCGCGAAGGCCACATCAACTGA
- a CDS encoding phosphopentomutase/phosphoglucosamine mutase: MIRFGTAGIRGPTREEVTPATCLTVGQAVGEGGMTVVLGRDGRETGPALADAMAAGLQSAGADVIRLGVVPTPTVAFASQGRHGVMLTASHNPPADNGIKLFADGVEYDRGAERRIEDTTDDGTRPANWDAWGESIARDVRERYRTAVVEYTREFAGDADGLRVAVDCGNGMAGLATPQVLSTLGAQVTTLNANVDGHFPGRGSKPTPETLADLRAFVEEGSHDLGIGHDGDADRIVIVDSAGTVVHEDTILAILAERYTRTGDVADPVVVTTPNASARIDERVEAAGGRVERVRLGALHEGIARVREAGGDVVFAAEPWKHIHPEFGGWIDGVTSAAVLAGLVAEAGGIDSLREPVTERPYRKVAVECPDRRKEPAMDRLETALPEAFPEAAVDTAYGVRLEWPDGSWLLVRPSGTEPYVRLYAESEDVEALVADASAVIESATRSPL; the protein is encoded by the coding sequence ATGATCCGTTTCGGAACCGCGGGCATCCGGGGACCGACTCGCGAGGAGGTGACGCCGGCGACCTGTCTGACCGTCGGGCAGGCCGTCGGCGAGGGGGGCATGACGGTCGTCCTCGGGCGCGACGGGCGCGAGACCGGCCCCGCGCTGGCCGACGCGATGGCTGCCGGCCTCCAGAGCGCCGGCGCGGACGTGATCCGGCTCGGGGTCGTCCCCACCCCGACGGTGGCGTTCGCCTCGCAGGGCCGCCACGGCGTGATGCTCACCGCCTCGCACAACCCGCCCGCGGACAACGGGATCAAGCTCTTCGCCGACGGGGTCGAGTACGACCGCGGGGCCGAACGCCGGATCGAGGACACCACGGACGACGGAACCCGCCCGGCGAACTGGGACGCGTGGGGCGAGTCGATCGCTCGGGACGTCCGCGAGCGCTACCGGACGGCGGTCGTCGAGTACACACGCGAGTTCGCGGGGGACGCTGACGGACTGCGGGTCGCCGTCGACTGTGGCAACGGGATGGCGGGTCTCGCGACCCCGCAGGTCCTCTCGACGCTTGGGGCGCAGGTCACGACGCTCAACGCCAACGTCGACGGCCACTTCCCCGGCCGCGGCAGCAAGCCGACCCCGGAGACGCTGGCGGACCTGCGGGCGTTCGTCGAGGAGGGATCCCACGATCTGGGGATCGGCCACGACGGGGACGCCGACCGGATCGTGATCGTCGACTCCGCGGGGACGGTGGTCCACGAGGACACGATACTGGCGATCCTCGCCGAGCGCTACACGCGCACGGGCGACGTCGCCGACCCGGTCGTCGTGACGACGCCGAACGCCTCCGCGCGGATCGACGAGCGCGTCGAGGCCGCGGGCGGACGGGTCGAACGCGTCCGACTGGGCGCGCTCCACGAGGGGATCGCCCGCGTCCGGGAGGCGGGCGGCGACGTCGTCTTCGCCGCCGAGCCGTGGAAACACATCCACCCCGAGTTCGGCGGGTGGATCGACGGGGTAACGAGCGCGGCGGTCCTCGCCGGACTGGTCGCCGAGGCCGGCGGGATTGACTCGTTGCGCGAACCGGTCACCGAACGACCCTACCGGAAGGTCGCCGTCGAGTGCCCCGACCGGCGAAAGGAGCCGGCGATGGACCGCCTCGAAACGGCGCTTCCCGAGGCGTTCCCGGAGGCCGCCGTCGATACGGCCTACGGCGTGCGCCTCGAGTGGCCCGACGGCTCGTGGCTCCTCGTCCGGCCCAGCGGGACCGAACCCTACGTCAGGCTGTACGCCGAAAGCGAGGACGTCGAGGCGCTGGTCGCCGACGCGAGCGCGGTCATTGAGTCGGCGACGCGTAGTCCTTTATAA